The Limanda limanda chromosome 13, fLimLim1.1, whole genome shotgun sequence region gacttttgtttttttacttctttgtttGTGAATCTTTTTTTAACCTTGAGGCGTTCCCTCGTTCGGGCTGGTCTGAACACCAAATgacctctctccttcttttttttggtcttttttttatcttgtatttACTTGGTTGACTGTTTTCCGAGATTGGGCTTCCCAGGTTTGAGCAACAAGAATGCTGGGAAATGAACCTGTCAGGTGTGCTGCTGATCCTGACCTCTGACCAAATAGAGCAGAATTACAAAGGAACAGAGTCACAGCCTCATATGGATCAATACACTATCACATTATCATTAATAATCCTGGAAGGAGCTAATTTCATTTCCCATTGTACTTTTCCTTAGAATTGGTTACTGTAAGACACATGGTCATTTATTTGATTAAGTATCCTGTTGACCTAATGTTCTGATGTGCACACCATGTGTACTTGTGACGTAACTAAATCTCATCCGGAAATCCCTTTATTTCATGACACTGTACTTTCACTTCCCAATGTGTCAaacttcaaataataaaaaataaaagaccttgataattaaaagtaaatgtcACAGACTTCTATTTTCATAGGTTTCATGCAACAGTGCAGCAACATGTTGCCACATACTGACATATGGCCCTGGCTGAGCCCATCACAGGCTCACCTGACTCACCTGACAGACCAGGGGTGTGGCAACACGCaagctctataaataaaagcatgtcAAGAATTTTCATACATCACATGGACAAACCCCATCCACTGAGCTGCAGCACTCTCAAACCAAATCTACCCGCCCGGCTCACCATGCTCAGGCCATGCGCACTCCATCGACTCTCctgcacgctgctgctgctcctcctctccctctctagcCGGGGGGAGAGCCGGCCTCACGTGGCCCACAGGGGCGCACCTGACATGGACAGGGCCCTGCTCTTGGAGGCGGTGAAGACAGGGATCCTCAACTCGTTGGGTATGGACAGGGAGCCCAGGACGACCCAAAAGGCCTCAGGGCCGGAGCTGAGGGAGATGTTTCAGCTCTACAGAGAAAAGCTGAGGGAGATGAGAGGGAATTCCAGCCGACCGATGAGCGAAACCTGGCAATCAACAATTTCCACTGTACTTTTTCCAGCCACAGGTGAGATATCTCTGGAAACACTTATAGAGTACTGATTTAACCACTGTCACACTCGAGCGGCTGATGtgaaaagacaatttaatcactctgagtgggaggaggaaggaatgTTTTCATGACAAGATGAGGAAATCTTACACAAGTAAAACCTCTGCTGACAAAAgccattgtgttgttgtgaagacTCTAAATAGCTTCTCTCCTTATAGTTCATGTAAAGATGTCAGACCTGGAATTTACCTTTAGACTTTTAACATATTTGAGTGGTTGGAAACCAGAGTCTGGAACCATGGAACAGCTGTGTAAACAAAGCAGACACATTCCTAAAAGCTTTTAGAAAGCGTCAGTGTGACAGGCACACCTTTCACATGATGCTCtttgaacacattttcattcatgTCTTCAATAGTAAGTATTTTAAAACCCTTTTTCCCCTTTTGTTTATCGCTAAACTGTCTCCTGAATGTACTTTATGAAATCATTACTACTTGGTGTctaatgaagtgtgtgtgtgtgtgtgtttgtgtttttgtggatcCAGTAAAAGTACCTTGGAGGCGAGAACACCCACAGTCAGTTGGACACATGCAGTGGTTCAGAGCTGTTTTCCATAAAACCCCCCACATCCAGACCGGGGTGACTCTGGCTCGGGCAGAGCTGAAGATTTCCCGGCAGATCTTAAATAAACCCACCTCAGTAAAGCTTGAGGCGAGACAAGAGGTTAAAGTTCGAGTCAACGGCATGAAGCCGGTGAACTCTGCTGCTTGGACTCACAAAGACCACGTCAACGTCTCAACCCGCCAGGATGTGCTGTTGGACCTCAGCccggaggtggaggagtggatGATCAGTGATGGTGGTCAGGTGCTGGTTGTGGATGTAGGGATGGTCGTGGTGGGCAGAGACGCCCTGAAGACAAACCCAACCGTTTCTCTGGAACTAGGCCTCGTGCCGCCCAAACCGGCTCCGAGGACGAGACGCTCCAACAAGGAGGACGACTGTGACGAGCGAGGATGGTGCTGCCGCAAGTCCGTCACCGTGTCCTTCAAAGACATCGGCTGGACGGACTGGGTGGTGGCCCCGGCCGAATACACCATGCATTTCTGCGACGGCACCTGCCCCCACAACTACAAGCCGGCCAGCATGCACACGCAGGTGAAGTCCCGGCTGCACCAGATTACAAAAGGAGAGACGCCTCACCCCTGCTGCGTGCCGGCGGCCTACGAGCCCATGGTCCTCATGCACTATGACAGTAGGGGAAAGTTAAAGCTGACACCTTTCAACGACTTTATTGTTAGCAAATGTCACTGTGcctgagggggaggagaggggggaggaggatgcTACAGACAGGTTACTTATTGTAATCTTGGGGCGATCATTTCCACGGGGAAAAAGATGTTACAcggtgaaaacaaaactgacTGTGTTCTCAAATTAACATGTTATCACATATCGTCATTGGTTAACTGAATTAAAGTTGCAGTCatccacttttaatttaaaaaaaagatgttacTTATGCACAAAGCCACTGTTCTGTTTTGCGTTGTCGATCTGTTGATTCATATCTTTGCCTTTAACCatatagttatttattttaagttctATTTATGGTCCTATTTGTGTCCCTTTGTTGTGTAATGTTACAAGaagaattttttatttaatttgtattgttgcttttatttaaagTGCTGTATTGTTTATGAGACATGTGTTTTGGAAAACTTGTTTTGTTGTCATCAACATTTCAATAATTTTATGTCCTAATAAATGCTCTGATTGATTCATACTGAACTGCTGCACTTTAATGTACATTTCATACTAAACACATGAGCGTGACCTTTTATAAGATTCGTCATTTATTTTCCAGGAGTACTTTCAACCACTGTAGATTATGAAGGTCAGGGTGTGTCGGAGAAATCAGCAAGATATGATAACATCTATCTCCCATCATTGGCCTTGAAGTCGTGTTCACTGGCTCTTAGCCGCACTGTAAAATCTGACAAGTTGATCTTACCTTGAAAAATCCAGAAACCGATGGCCTTGAGAAAGTACAAAAATAGTTTTAAGTTATGTTCACTATATATTATAATCCAACTATTTACTTAATTTTGTAAAGTATTTCCAACTTAAAAATGTCAAGTGAAAAAAActagttttgttttattaaaatgaagATCTATCTTAACCCAGTAAGAAATGGATTGCCTCAAATGAATTAGCACAACAAAGAATGATTGGTTCACATTATAATCATTTTTTATTGACACTGATTCAAGGCAATTGacacaatttaaatttaataacaATATGACAAGTTAAATTATACAATCATAACATTTTTCATCTTCAACTTGACCTCTAAATTAAACCCAGATCTCTTCACTATAAAAGATCAAGCACAACTTTCAACAGTGCCAATGACAACAAGATCCTTTATTGGAATATAGACGAGGGTTATCAGTGTATAATTAATCCATTGATATGCTCTATAATGCTATTTGCTATATAGGAAGTTGGTGGATATTCCCCCAAAGTTAAAGTCACACCTATTCTTGGACGTTATTAACCGTGCACATAGCTTCACTCATGGTGCCAAAATGCTTTTTTTACGACAGCAGCTTCAACTGTCATAACGAAGAGAACTCACCGGCACATGCCAAGTCAAATAAGGTCTTGGAACACAACTTCCCTTATGTCTCAGAGCATGCTGCTCCCCCCAACACGCTGCAATACAAACTGTGGATGGTTCCCTTACTGCGCGACTCCCTTTATCTCCAAGAACACAAGTCCAGTTTACATTAGTACATTTGGTTTCATGCTTCTTTTAGGTTAAATATGTGAATGACTTACATTACATGAGTTGAATCAACTGGATGGTGAGAAATAAGTAAAGAGTACTGATTTAATGTAATTAACCAGAAGAATAAACTTTTACATTGCAGCAAGCGAAGGGACACAATTAACATAATTAGTAATAGAGTAATgcgttcatttgtttgtttgtttgtttgttagtttgcaggttTAGACAAAAACTAgtggacagattaccatgaaacttggtagaagAATGTATAGGAATGTTTTACCTTTCTGTGCATGATAGgtctaaataaaagaaaatccggccttttaagggactgatatctattaatgtgtgaaatgtggtgcagcttgaatttaaggggattgttgggccttggcggaggtatgtgctgtACTTATCCTAGTTATGAGTTTGATTTGAGAGGGAATGTAGGGAAAAAGCTGTCCGCCGTGTAAACTTGAGAGTCGTCAGATTACCTATCAATGAAATTAATTTCATTGCAGATTATCAGAGCGTGTGTCTGTAATAATTGCCTGTTGAAATAAGTTGCGTGAGAAGGAACAAATATAGAAGGTGAGATATTTTAAGATAAGTTTGATCGCCGGAACAAGTAAGAAATGATTTCAGGCTAGGAGAGACGCTCACAGAGAAGAAGCCTGAGTGCAGTTGGAACAGTTATAAACTGAGCACCGTGATGAACTTCACCTGAAACCAGTAGCAAGTTTCTCAGAAGTATTTATAGCTTAATTATTCCAAGACGTGACACCACCGCCcctaatgattattttatagtCGTTATCTTTGAATGCGTAAAGGACACTTCGATGTGAGCATATGTTGTTTCTCAATTAATAAAGTCTATGTATACAGGGGTGGGGCACAGCGAGTGACCCTGAACGACTGAATAAATAAGCAGATGGATAAAAAGGTGATTAAtgggagctgcagacacaaacGTTAACCGTAATGCAACTATTCTTAGGGTCAATGTAGACCTCTGCCCAGTAACTGCTCATTCATTTCTTTGCTTCTGTTCTGTTGTGTCCTTTGTTTCAAAGTTGACATCCTCAGTCATTACACAACGATGGGTGGATGTAAATGTCTTCAATctatatacatgtatgtatacaagaataaaataattagGGACAGGATTTATCAAACCCTTCTCTGTGTAACAGACAGCATGAACTCACTGGCCTCCGCTACTTGGCTTTCTCCTGGTGTTAATCCTCACGTAGCTGCACCTGTGAAGCGATTGTTGAGATTCAAGTCAGAATAACAGGAAATCAAAATGAAAGTGAAGAAATCCTGGTGGACCCTGCCCAACTCCACTCACTGTCTGTCCAGATATGAACAAATCTCTCATATTATTATTCTGCATCAACTCTTTTTCCCAGAACTAGTTTAACAACAGTTCATTTCTGGTCAGAAAGATTTTCACATCCTCTTTGAACGTCTATTCCAGAAACACCACAAAACACTTAGTGTGCTGCTGACCGTTGCaaatttttgttgttgttgcgaTACTTGCTGTTCGTGCATAAAAGACATAAATACTTATTCTCTGATAATATTTTATAAAACTAtccattattttattatgtttatcaAATAATATGGGGTAAATAAGAGGAATAAAACCTCagatgaaattatttttaataaatttactTTTTGCAGATTTACTTTTTGCAGTGTGCATCTTGTCTGCAGGTctggtttaataaaaaaaaaagtatattttcgATAAAGACAATTTGGCTATTGTTCAATAAATGAGCTCAGATTCAAATGCAGTAGTAGAGTTTGCTTAATAATATGTTCCTCATGAACATGGGCTGAATATGAATAAGTGTTAATAATTTGTGCTGAATCACCGGAATGAAACCTCCCACATGACAAACAACTTT contains the following coding sequences:
- the LOC133018123 gene encoding protein DVR-1 yields the protein MALAEPITGSPDSPDRPGVWQHASSINKSMSRIFIHHMDKPHPLSCSTLKPNLPARLTMLRPCALHRLSCTLLLLLLSLSSRGESRPHVAHRGAPDMDRALLLEAVKTGILNSLGMDREPRTTQKASGPELREMFQLYREKLREMRGNSSRPMSETWQSTISTVLFPATVDPVKVPWRREHPQSVGHMQWFRAVFHKTPHIQTGVTLARAELKISRQILNKPTSVKLEARQEVKVRVNGMKPVNSAAWTHKDHVNVSTRQDVLLDLSPEVEEWMISDGGQVLVVDVGMVVVGRDALKTNPTVSLELGLVPPKPAPRTRRSNKEDDCDERGWCCRKSVTVSFKDIGWTDWVVAPAEYTMHFCDGTCPHNYKPASMHTQVKSRLHQITKGETPHPCCVPAAYEPMVLMHYDSRGKLKLTPFNDFIVSKCHCA